The following DNA comes from Pseudanabaena yagii GIHE-NHR1.
TCGACTGGCTCAGTGCATCGCCTAGCCCCTCTCCCGCAGGAGAGGGGGAACAAGAAAAATATCTTACTCCCCTTCTCCTGCGGGAGAAGGGGTTGGGGGATGAGGGGGTGAGTCAAGTATATTAACGCCGTCATTTATGCCTTTGCTACTCCTGAAACTTTGGTAATTAACTGTAGGGACTATGCAACTACTTGGCAATTTGATGAAGATCAATACAAATTACATAAAGCGATCGCACATCTTAAGTCTTCTATCCATACGATTTTGATTGAGAAGGCAGGCTTTGTATCCTCTTTCTACTAAGAATCTAGCTAAAGCATTGCCATAAGTGCTAGTGGCTTCCATACAACTATGCAAGTTTGTGACATTTTGAAGGTTTAGCCATTCTTGCAATTCAGCAAATCCTTCAGGATTGTTGGCAAATACTTTGTTTTTAATCTTGGCGTTACCTTGGATGAGGGCAACATCAAATTTTGCTTTGCTGATATCTATTCCTAAAACATCACATACTTCATTGCTATTGTTCATCGTGTTTTCTTTGCTTCTTGCTAGAGTTTCTAGTACAGCAATTAGTGGAGTTTAACTATCCTTGTGAATGCAGGTATACCCATCGGATGACCTCTGATACTGCCCAGTCTTTATCTATTTCCACTGTTTAAGCAGAGACGACTCTATCTACAATAAGGGCTTGGTGTCCCTAGGGGCTGTTCGAGTTTATCTCTGCTTTTGCTTTTTCGGATTGTAGTAAAGATTTTATCTTTTACTTTTCTTCCTAGATACAAGGGGGGGCTTGGTTCGATTGAAAATTAATGGATAATTCTATACAGCACCATTATCTTTTTCAAAGAGAACCATCACTGTTTTCCAGATTAGCCAGAGATCATATCTGAGACTCCAGTTTTGCTTGTAGTATAGGTCAAACTCCATCACCTCTTCAAAACTTCTAACCGTAGATCTGCCACTTACTTGCCATACACCACTTAACCCTGGTCTAACATCAAGGCGGCTCCATTCAGTCATTTTGGAATCTGTATATTCATTTTCTATCTCATATAGTCCCACTTCCGCAAAAGTTGGTGGTCTTGTTCCAATCAAGCTCATATCCCCGATAAAAATGTTCCAAAACTGTGGAAATTCATCTAGGCTTGTTTTACGCAGAATTCTTCCTGTTTTAGTAATTCTAGGATCTTTCTTGTTTTTGAAAAATTTAGCATTGTCTGCACTTTGAGTATTGCCATCAGTGAGATCTGCGATTTCATTGGTAACTTTCTGCTTGAGAATTTCGGCGTTCTTGACCATAGAGCGAAACTTCCAGATTGCAAAAGGCTTGCTCATTAGCCCTGCCCGTTTTTGTTTAAATAGAACTGGCCCTGCACTTTCGATTTTGATGGCGATCGCTAATGGGATAAACAGGAGCGCAGTGAATGCTAAGCCAATGATAGAGCCAATAATATCGATAAGCCTCTTGGGAAAACTGCGTACAGACGGATGGACTGGCACTCTAGGATCTAATTCGATCGCAGGATAGAGAAAATACATGAGATAGGCGATCACACATAGGACGGGAATCTTAATCAGCGATTGATAGAGACGATATAACGTCATCGCGAGGCGACTCGTTTGCTTTTGCGATCGCGCACTTTTCTTACTAGGAGCACGATTAGTCCGCGAAGCAGGTTCAACAGGGAAAACATGAGCCAGATTTGTCATTTCTAAAATGGATTGCACCTGTGGATTAACACTCCAAAGCACAAGTTCGGTAGTTTCAGACTTACCTGACTGAATATCTGTCTGACGGATTACTTTCAGACAAGAGACTAAAGCTCCTATACCTGAGCTATCCATAAATTCAGTTTTAGACATGTCTATAATAATCTTGCGGAAATTCTCTTCCTCTTGACATAGTTGTCGAAAATCTTCCTTTAGCTTACGAGCCTCAGGGTTAAGCAGTTGTTTGGGAGTACTGATTAGGACTGTATCTTGGAAATTAGTCACTTGAACATCATGTAATCCAACCCTTAGTGATTGCTGATCATGACCTGTGGGGATATAAACTGTCTCAGGATAAAGTTTGGCAATTTCTTCGGCGCGGACTATTAGGAGATCCAGAGCCTTTAATGAGCGCAATAACCTTGCTGAAAGACTTAAATCTCGAATGCGTGTTTTGGATTCTACAAAGATGACTTGGCTCTTGTTGAGATACTTTGCAGCAACGAGAAATGGTACAGCTACACCTGCACCAGTTGAAATGACGATATGTGGGCGTTCCTTAAAAATCACCCGAATTGCTAACAGTAGATTTCTCACTAGGTTAGGGAGGTTACGGTTAGTAGGACTATATGCCCAAAATGCTTTCTCATCCTCTAACTCAGATACAGTTGTGCCTGTTTTAAATGTAATCCAACTTCTATGCTTAAACTGCTTCCAATATTGATGTAACCCTTGCATTCCTTTGAAATGACCACCTGATGAGCAAACCAGCATGATTTTAGTTTGATCAGAACTAGGGTAGCGATCGCTTAAATAATTGCATAAGGGAGTATCTTCACCAAAATTCGCAGAATAGCGATTTACAGTGATTAACTTAAGAAACTTAACCAGATCGGCAGGCGATCGCGCAATTAGGATGCCTTGATTTTCTAAATCATCAGCCATTTCTAATTGATGATCGTCAACATGCTCATGAAACTTGACCGTGCGGGGCACTAAGATATAGGGCTTATCAAAGTCTTCTAATAATAATGCTGTTCCTTCTCCACAGTGGGCAATGACTGCACTTGCTTGTTTAACTGTTTTTTTAAACTGAACTTCAGGAATGACTCTACTAATTTTAACGTCGTCAGGTAAACGTGTTGAAGAACCATATTGAATAATTACTTCTTCTGTAATCATTCCTTCTTTCATTAACAAGCCAACCCAATCCAATAATGCATTGAATGGATACTGCTCAGTCCCAACTGTTACTAATATCATAGTTCCGCTTTCCCTCTTGTTTAATAATGTAGAACAGGATTGACATAGTGACTAGATTTGGTACAGATTGCTCGCGCATCACAGCCAATTAAAACCTAGTAAATTCGTTAGACTTGTATAAGCCCTATTGGAAAGAAACTAAGTAAAATATTGCTTAATTTCTTTCTACCCCCCCTATATCTAGAAATAATCATAACTAATCACCTACACCCAATACCTCAGCAAAAAGTATTACGATAAGCTCAAAAGAACCAGCGATCGCATTAAATATGCACAAATATCTCAACACAAGCCCAGTAATTGACTGGAAACATCCCCAAATTTTGGATCTTGCCTATGATCTTGCTTCAGGCATAACATCACATGAAGCGATCTCAAAGGTTTGTTTTGAGTGGGTACGTGATGAAATTTGTCATAGTGTTGACTACCAAATGAATCCTGTGACTTGGCGAGCCTCCGATGTCTTACATTACAAAACAGGATATTGCTATGCAAAAAGCCATTTATTAGCAGCTTTACTTCGCGCAAATGGAATTCCCGCAGGTTTTTGCTATCAGCGTTTAAGCATTGATGATACTGGTGCACCCTACAGTCTGCATGGATTTAATGCGGTTTATTTACCTGAATTTGGTTGGTATCGCATGGATGCAAGGGGAAATAGAACGGGAGTTGATGCTCAATTCACTCCACCACAAGAAAGGTTAGCTTTCCAGATTCAGTTCCCTGAAGAGATGGATTCATCGAACATACTGCCAGAGCCACTGAAAATTGTAATTGAAGCTTTACAGTCTCACACCAGATGGGATCAAATGTTGCGGAATCTCCCCGATGTTTCCTTAGAGCAAGCTAGGATAATCTTGTAATTTTTGAGATCGTTGACATAGTCAATTGCACAACTTTATCTTAACTTTAATTACTTAGCCAATAGGTGATATTATGCCCCTCCCTTTTGCCACAACCCGACGACGTTTACTTTTTTTGGGTGCAAGCATTGCTTCCACTTTTGGTACAGCGATCGCTGCTTTTGGGCAGCAACCCACTAGCGCTCCTAAGCCACCAGCACCCCAGTCACCAAAACCTAGAACCGATGGATTTGTACCTGTTGTTGGTCCCGCCAATATCTTAGAAAAAAATGGTAAAGTTTTGACCGATAAGGTTCTCATTATCCGTAATAGTGCCGACAAAAAGCTGGTTGCAGTTAGTCCTCTATGTCCTCATCGCAATTGCGTAGTTGACTGGAAACAAGACACACAGAAATTTGTCTGTCCTTGTCATGCGTCGGAATTTGGCTTTGATGGCAAAGTTCTCAAAGGTCCCTCGGAAAAAGGTTTAATTGCCTTTGATGTGAAGATTGAAGAAAATCGCTTTTTCGTCAAACCTCGTGCCATAGACAAATCTAGCAAGACTATCTCAGGATAAGTCTATAGATGCACTGACAAAATAAATTTGCGATAGAAAGTTAAAGATGATAGGGCGATCGCTTGCTTGTAATGCGATCGCCCTATCTTGTAATGATAAGAATAATGTTGCACAACTCCAACAATCTCATGATTGATTTGTCGACATTTTTCGCTGCTTAGCCATGATTGATATTCCCCTTGTTTACAAGCTTCTAAAAGAACAACATCCAGATCTTGCCGACTTTCCAATTCACTTTAATGACACTAGATACCAAACAAGCTTGAGATTTACTTAGAATAAGCCCATTGATGCTGAGGCAAAATGGTTGCATGGCGACTATTCCAATTTTTTTATAACCTGCGCGATCGCCTCTAACACTTCATCACACCAGCTAACCCAGTCTTCTTGATAGCGGATTGCACGCCGAATGATTAGATGCATATATAGATCCTTTAGCTCTAGGGATTCTAAATTTTTGGCAAAATGCTCATCCATCTTTCTGACATGGAGTGCCATGTTTGCATGGAGTTGTCGCCGCCTTTCGATTTCGCGCACAGTCACTTGATGGGGAACTAAATGCGCCGCCAAACCCATTACACCTAAATCTTCACGCATTGCAGTTGGCTCAGTGGGTTGAACTAGCCAATCCGTAAGTTCTTTTAGCCCTTGATCGGTAATGGAATAAATTTTTTTGTCTAGCCTGCCTGCCTGTGGAATTGCCTCATAGGTAACACTACCCTGCTTCTCTAGCTTGGCAAGTTCGGCATAAATTTGCTGCTGGCTTGCTTTCCAAAAACAACTCCCAAAACCTTCAGCAAATTCTTTGGCGACTTCATAGCCACTGAGGGACTGCCGAGAGAGGAAAGCAAGGATGGTATGTTTGAGCGCCATTTTTCGATCGCAAACTACTTGACGAATTTTATGGGTTAAGTATACATTGTTTTTTGTATTCAAAAATTTGAATACAAAAAACGGAGTTAAAAATGCTGAGTATTAATTCTCGTAGCCGATCCCGTATTAGCAACTTATCTAGGCGATACGGCTCTTGGGCGATTGTGACGGGTGCTTCTTCAGGTATTGGGCGCGAAATGGCACTAAGGCTTGCTGAGGCAGGGCTAAATCTGGTTCTAGTTGCGCGTAGTCAAAATGTATTGCTACAGATGGCGATTGATTTGGGCGATCGCTATGCAATTGCCACAAAAGTTCTCGCTGTTGATTTGACTCTGAAGACAGGAACCAAAATAATTTTGGAAGAAACGCAAAATCTGGATATTGGGTTGCTCGTAGCGGCAGCAGGATTTGGGACTTCGGGTGCATTTCTTGATTGTCCAATAGAAACAGAAATTGAAATGTTGAATGTCAATTGCCGATCGCTATTAGAACTAACTTGGCATTTTGGGCAAAGGTTCGCTAAGCGTGGCAATGGTGGCATCGTGCTGATGAGTTCGATTGTCGGCTTTCAAGGAACCCCCTTTGCGGCACACTATGCTGCAACTAAAGCTTATGTTCAGACCCTAGCCGAAGCCCTATATGTCGAACTTGCTCCGATGGGAATTGATGTCATTGCTTCTGCTCCCGGTCCTACCAATAGCGGTTTTGCTGACCGTGCAGGCATGAAATTGGGAATGGCATTAAATCCTGTAGATGTGGCTCAGGCAACTCTAGATGCTCTAGGGAAAAAGCCCACAATCTTACCTGGATTCATCTCGAAACTGTTGACCTATTCCCTTGCATTTTTGCCACGTTGGGCGAGAGTGCAGATTATGGGGGGCGTAATGCGCGATATGACTAGACATCAAAACGGTTAAAATCCCATGAGCATTAGATTTCCAATTCAATATTTACCACTAACGGCGATCGCGATCGCTTCTTTAAGTATTGGTGGTATCGCCTATATAAACCTCTCCCAAAAATCTATTCAACCTGTTATTTCCGAAACCACTCCTAAATTAGAAACAGTTTCAGCATTGGGAAGATTGGAACCTGATGGAGAAGTAATTAAGGTGTTTGCACCCATATCGGGCGAAAGTGCGCGAATTGAACGGCTCAACGTGCAGCACGGGCAACAACTTCGCAAAGGAGAGATTATCGCCTATCTCGATAACTATGCTCCGCGTGCAGCGGCTTTGCGGGAAGCACAGGAAAGAGTTGCTGTTGCCGAAGCGCAATTAAGGCAAGTAGAAGCAGGGGCAAAGTCGGGGCAAATTGTGGCGCAGCAAAGAGTCGTCGATCGCATTCAAGTAGAGTTACAAACGGAAACTGCTGCTCAAGAGGCAGCGATCGCCCGTTTAGAAGCCGAACTTCGCAATGCGGAGCTAGAGGATCGGCGGTATCAATATCTGCAAACAGAAGGCGCAGTCTCAAGTTCTCTGCGTGATAGCAAACAGTTAACTAGCGATACAGTGCGTCAACAGTTAAATGAAGCGAAGGCACAGTTATCGCGGATAGTGCGATCTCGTCAGTCGCAAATCGCTGAGTCCCGCGCCACCCTCGACCAGATCGCCGAAGTTCGTCCAGTAGATGTGGAATTAGCGCGATCGCAGGTCGCACAAGCAAAGGCAGGTGTAGCAAGGGCAAAAGCCGATCTTGATTTAGCTATAGTGCGATCCCCCCAAGATGGACAGGTTCTCAAAATCCATACCCGTGCTGGGGAATTAGTGGGAAATAATGGAATTATTAGTTTAGGTCAAACTCAACGTATGGTTGCCGTTGCTGAGGTTTATGAACTGGATATTAACCGAATCAAAATCGGTCAATCCGCCACTGTAATCAGCAAAAATAATGCCTTCTCCGAAACATTGCGCGGCAAAGTGAAGGAAGTTGGCTTAGAGATTAGTAAAAAAGATGTCTTAAATACCGATCCTGCGGCTCAGTTCGATGCAAGAGTCGTGGAAGTAAAAATACTGCTAGATGAACCTTCTAGTCGTTTGGTTGCAGGGCTAACCAATCTCAGTATTCAAGCAGCGATCGATGTTCGGGATTAGTAGCGATTGCGAGGAGATCCCTCAGCTTTCCTTGTAAAGCTACCTCGTACACACAAGTCATAAAACCCAGTCAAGTCAACAATTAATTGCCCCCTAGCCCCCAATTCTGGGGGAACAAGATAATAAAATTCTTTCAGAGTCCCCCAGAATTGGGGGATTTAGGGGGCTAGATCCATTGAAACGAAGACAAAGGGACTTGTGTGTAAACCTTAGCTTGTAAAGAGTGGAGAATTATATTCTTCCCCCTTTACAAGGCGGGTTGAGGGTGATCATTAGTATCTTAAGCCTTTGAAAATGATTTCCTAGCCTAGAGAGTTATGACCAAAATCATAGATAAACCTATAAATGTCACGGCAAAATCCAAAAAGAAGAAACCACTCTTTCTTTCTTGGTTGCAATTGCGGAAAGAGCGCGTGCGTCTACTAGTAGCGATCGCAGGAATTAGTTTTGCTGATGTGTTGATGTTTTTGCAAATGGGATTTCGGGGCGCATTATTTAGCAGTGCCGTAGAACTCCATCACAGCATCAATGGCGAAATCGTGATTTTAAGCAGTCGCTACCGATCGCTAATTTCCCTCGATCGCTTTACCGATCGCCGCCTTTACCAAGCCGCAGGCGTATCGGGTGTACAGTCCGTTAGTCCGATTTATCTCAACTTCATTCAATGGCGCAACCCTTACAACAAAGAGATCTGGGATATTTACGCTATTGGCATTAATCCCGAACATCAAGTTTTAAATATTAAAGGCGTTGTTGAGAATCGCCAAAAGCTGCGCGAACCCTATACAGTTCTCTTTAATTCTGGATCGCGGAATGAATTTGGGGCAATCGCAAAGAAATTTCAAGCAGGTGAATCCATCGTTACGGAAATTGATGAACGCCAATTCCAAGTGCGGGGACTATTTCAACTCAGCCCCACCTTTGGCATTAATGCCCATCTCGTCACCAGCGATATTAACTTTTTGCGAATGGTGCGATCGCGCCAAGGCGGACTAATTGATATCGGTGTAGTCAAGCTCAAGCCCGATGCCGATGTCAATAAAGTCTTAGCAGAATTGCGATCGCTCCTGCCTAACGATGTCAAAGTCATGACGAGACAAGATTTCGCCAAAGCTGAAGTAGCTTTTTGGAATGCGAGTACACCCGTGGGCTACACCTTCGATCTCGGTGTCGTAATTGCTTTTATCGTCGGAGCCGTAATTGTCTATCAAATTCTCTATAGCGATGTCACCGACCATTTGCCCGAATACGCCACTCTGAAGGCAATGGGATTTCGCGATCGCTATCTATTAATAGTCGTCTTCCAAGAATCGCTCATCCTCGCTGTCCTCGGCTTCATTCCCGCCACAGCCATGGCATGGGGCATTTACGAAATCACCCATATCGCCACGCTCTTACCAATGGCAATGGATGCAGGACGGATTACGTTTGTATTCGTACTAACCGCCATCATGTGTTCTATTTCCGCAGCAATTGCCGTGAGAAAGATTCAAACTGCCGATCCTGCGGATATTTTTTAATTAGCTTTTAAGCTTTTGGCTTTTAGCTTTAAAAAGTTAGAGAACTGTATTTTTCCCTTTTTCCTTTCTACTTTTTCCTTGAAATAAATGTCCTCGCAATTTGCTATTTCCGTAACGCAACTAAATCACTACTACGGTCAGAATGCTCTCCGTAAGCAGGTTTTGTTTGATATAAATCTGCAAATTGATCGCGGTGAGATTGTGATTATGACAGGACCTTCGGGTTCGGGGAAAACGACTTTGCTCTCGCTCATGGGTGGCTTGCGATCGCCGCAAGAGGGTAGCCTGAAGATTCTCGATCGGGAATTACTTAATTCTCTTCCCGAGCAAATGACGCTGATTCGTCGCAACATTGGCTATATTTTCCAAGCCCATAATCTCTTGAACTTTCTCACCGTTTATCAAAATGTGGAAATGGCGCTAGAACTCCATGATGTCACTGCTGAAGAAGCAGATCGACGGATTCGAGATGTCTTAAATGCTGTGGGTTTGTCTCACCGACTGGATTACTATCCTAGCGACCTGTCAGGAGGACAAAAACAACGAGTAGCGATCGCCCGTGCCTTGGTGGGACAACCGAAGATCATCCTTGCCGATGAACCAACGGCGGCTCTAGATAAAAAATCAGGGCGAGATGTGGTGGAGATTATGGAAAAATTAGCCAAACAGCAAGGCTGTACGATTCTCCTTGTGACCCATGACAATCGCATTCTTGATCTCGCCGATCGCATTATTTACATGGAAGATGGATGCTTGATGATATGAAATCTGGAAATTTTAGGACTTACGCAGTGGAGAAAAAGAGGTAAAAAAGAAGAAGAGTTAGACAAAGCCAAATGGCGAAGAAATTTAGCACCCTAGACTATTGCCAGTATCTGCTGAGTAGCCAGATAAACTATACAATCACGAACTTAGCTGAACATATAGAGGGATACAGTCACGACCAAATCAACCGATATATGAGAGGACAAAAATTGACTCCAAGGATAGTCTGGCAAATGAGGCGATCGCGAAAATGCGTTTTGAGTGGGTACGTGATGAAATTCGTCATAGTGTTGACTACCAAATGAATCCTGTGACTTGGCTAGCCTCCGATGTCTTACATTACAAAACAGGATATTCCCATGTGAAAAGCCATTTATTAGCAGTTCTACTTCGAGGAAATGGAATTCCCGCAGTTTTTTGCTATCAGCACTTAAGTATTGATGATACTAATGCACCCTACAGTCTGCATGGATTTAATGGGGTTTATTTGCCTGAGTTTGGTTGGTATCGCATGGATGCGAGAAATAAAGAGAGAGTTGATGCTCAATTCACCCCACCGCACGAAAAGTTAGCTTTTAAGATTCAATTTCTAGAAGAAGCTGATTTCTCAAGTATACTACCAGAGCTACTTACAGTTGTGATTGAGGCTTTGCAATCTCACATCACATGGGAATGGATGTTGCAAAATCTCCCTAATGTTTCCTTAGAGAATGCAACCAACTATGGTCTTAGTTCAAGTTCCTAATTCAGATAAACATGATTAAATACGTTATTTTCAATTGTGATGGAACCTTAGTTGATCGCATGATTAATTTGCCGTTATTTTTCGCTGCTTAGTCATGATCGATATTCCCGTTGTTTACAAGCTAATAAATCCCCCTGACTATAAGCTATATTGACTCCCCAATTTTATTAGTCCATTATAGATACGTGAGGCATTTTGGGGCATTTGTCCTATGTTCCTTTTTTGTTCAAAAAAATAGCATAAGTCTATTTTCTACTCAATTCTACTTTCTGTATATTCCCCAAATACTTTTCTTAAAAATTTTGCTAGCCGATCGTTTTTTTATCTGCATAAAGGTTTTTTCAAGGTTTTACTTCTCATGACTTCTCTGCCAAATCTCAATCTCCAAGCCTCAGAAAAAATCCAATCTCTAATTATTCGTAATCCCTTAACGATCGCGTTAGATACATCTGTGGGTAAGGCGATCGCGATGATGGCTGAACATAACTCTAGTTATATAATCGTCGTAGACGAGGCAAATCAATCTCAAGCGGTGGGTATTTTTACTGAGAGAGATGTGGTTAGCGTTGGCGCTCAGCGAGTAGATTTAGAGCTGTTAACAATGCAGTCAGTGATAAGCCATTCTGTAATTAGCATTCAAGAAGAATCCATCGCAACAATTACAAGTATCAATACAATCGTAGCCATCTTTCAAAAACATCAGATTCGGCATTTACCTGTGTTAGAAGGCGATCGCCTAGTTGGTTTGTTAATTCAAGACAGCTTGATCGAGTTATTAACTCAGCAGATTACACGATTAACTCTTATCGGAGAGCGGGCGCAATTGGCTCTCAAGGGTTCAAATGATGCCATTTGGGATTGGGATCTTGAGCGTAATACAAAATTTTTCTCCCCCCGATGGAAACAGATGCGCGGCTTTAGCGAGCAGGAAATTGGTAATTCGCCTGATGAGTGTATCAGACGCATTCATCCCGATGATTATCATCGTTTTATGAAATCTTTAGATGATCATGTAATTGGGGAAACGGAGTTTTTTGAGATTGAATATCGCAGCCAATGTAAAGATGGCAGTTATCTCTGGGTGCTAGATCGTGGACAAACTGTGAAAGATCAAACTGGTAAGGCAAGTCGTTTTATTGGCTTTGAAACAGATATCAGTGATCGCAAACGCGCAGAAGAGAAACTTCAAAAAAGCGAACAACGGTATCGCGCTATCATGGACAATGCCAGTGATGCAATTTGTCTAGCTGATCCCCAAGGCAACTTGATCGAAGCAAATCACAAAGCTGAAATACTCTTAGGATATACCCGTGAAGAATTAAGTAAACTCCATGTATCGCAGATCCATCCTCCCGATGCTTTACAAGCGGTACGCGAACACTTTCAAACTGTTGTCCAAGGTGTCGCAGCACCGATGCTAGAAAGTGTTGTATTGCGAAAAGATAGTAGCCTCGTTCCTGTGGAAGTTACTGGTAGTCGGATTGAGCTTGATGGAACATATATTGCTCAAGGCATTTTGAGAGATATCAGCAAACGCAAACGGATTGAAGCCGCCTTATTTGATAGTGAAAAACGATATCAGGCTTTGTTTAATCACAAATCCGATGCAGTATTTATCAATGGATTTACGGAAACAGGAAAGCCCAGCAATTTTATTGAAGTTAATCAAACTGCTTGTGAAAGCTTGGGATATAGCCGAGAGGAATTGCTAAGGATGGATCCCAGCGACATCATGCCGAAGGATTTTTTCTGTAAAAAAGATATTATCGAAACCCTTCATACCCAAAAATATGCCAGTCAAGAGGTTTTACATCAAACAAAGGATGGCAAAATTTTCCCCGTAGAGCTTAACTTGGTGGAACTTGAAGATTCTCAAGGTAAAACTTTGGTAATTACCTCTGCACGAAATATCAGCGATCGCAAAGAATACGAAAACAAACTAGAACTTACAAATGCAGAATTAATCCGAGCCACGCGCCTAAAAGATGAGTTTTTGGCAAATATGAGCCATGAACTCCGCACGCCCCTCAATGCAATTTTAGGACTTTCAGAAGGTTTGCAAGAAGAAATTTTTGGATCGATAAATGAACGTCAATCTCAAGCGATCGCTACTATTGAAAAGAGCGGTCAGCATTTGTTAGAACTCATAAGTGACATTCTCGATCTATCCAAAATAGAAGCGGGTAAACTAGAACTAGAAATTGCGAGGGTAAATATCTTGCAACTTTGTCAATCTAGCCTCAATTTTGTAAAAAACCAAGCTTTTAAAAAACAGATTCAACTCCGAGCCAATCTCTCTCAAGATATCGGCGAAATGGTACTAGATGAACGCCGCATCCGTCAAGTGTTAATCAATCTACTATCTAATGCCGTTAAATTCACTCCCACTGGTGGGAAGGTCACCCTAGATGTCCATTACGAACCGCTAGATAGTAACTTAGCTGAGCATATATCCTTAACCCTCAGTCCAATCCAGCCCCGACCGAATTCCGTATTAGAGTCCTGCCCTCTCGAAGACCGATTTTATCTCTGCATCTCTGTAACCGATACGGGCATTGGTATAGAGCCTCTCGATCAAGTAAAACTGTTTAAACCCTTTGTCCAGATTGATAGTAGTCTTAACCGTAAATACGAAGGTACTGGCTTGGGACTAGCCCTTGTCAAACAAATAGTGGAAATGCATGGAGGCGATATTAACCTTCGTAGTCAAGTTGGTGAAGGTAGTTGCTTTACTGTGCGACTGCCCTATGTCTGCATAGCTCCAGATTCCCATGCTACTCAATCACCAAAAGATGAAAACAGTCAAACCGATACTCTCTCCTTGCAACAATCAAATACTCAATCAAATTCTAATGAGAATTCTATACCAGTATTGCTAAGTACTACTTCACCTACGATTCTGATCGCTGAAGATAATGAAGCAAATACGCTGTCTGTTACCAGTTATCTTGAAGAGAAAGGCTATCACTGTGTGATTGCTCAAAATGGACAAGAAGCGATCACTTTTGCAAAAATCCATCAA
Coding sequences within:
- a CDS encoding IS110 family transposase, which translates into the protein MNNSNEVCDVLGIDISKAKFDVALIQGNAKIKNKVFANNPEGFAELQEWLNLQNVTNLHSCMEATSTYGNALARFLVERGYKACLLNQNRMDRRLKMCDRFM
- a CDS encoding sugar transferase; this encodes MILVTVGTEQYPFNALLDWVGLLMKEGMITEEVIIQYGSSTRLPDDVKISRVIPEVQFKKTVKQASAVIAHCGEGTALLLEDFDKPYILVPRTVKFHEHVDDHQLEMADDLENQGILIARSPADLVKFLKLITVNRYSANFGEDTPLCNYLSDRYPSSDQTKIMLVCSSGGHFKGMQGLHQYWKQFKHRSWITFKTGTTVSELEDEKAFWAYSPTNRNLPNLVRNLLLAIRVIFKERPHIVISTGAGVAVPFLVAAKYLNKSQVIFVESKTRIRDLSLSARLLRSLKALDLLIVRAEEIAKLYPETVYIPTGHDQQSLRVGLHDVQVTNFQDTVLISTPKQLLNPEARKLKEDFRQLCQEEENFRKIIIDMSKTEFMDSSGIGALVSCLKVIRQTDIQSGKSETTELVLWSVNPQVQSILEMTNLAHVFPVEPASRTNRAPSKKSARSQKQTSRLAMTLYRLYQSLIKIPVLCVIAYLMYFLYPAIELDPRVPVHPSVRSFPKRLIDIIGSIIGLAFTALLFIPLAIAIKIESAGPVLFKQKRAGLMSKPFAIWKFRSMVKNAEILKQKVTNEIADLTDGNTQSADNAKFFKNKKDPRITKTGRILRKTSLDEFPQFWNIFIGDMSLIGTRPPTFAEVGLYEIENEYTDSKMTEWSRLDVRPGLSGVWQVSGRSTVRSFEEVMEFDLYYKQNWSLRYDLWLIWKTVMVLFEKDNGAV
- a CDS encoding transglutaminase-like domain-containing protein, encoding MHKYLNTSPVIDWKHPQILDLAYDLASGITSHEAISKVCFEWVRDEICHSVDYQMNPVTWRASDVLHYKTGYCYAKSHLLAALLRANGIPAGFCYQRLSIDDTGAPYSLHGFNAVYLPEFGWYRMDARGNRTGVDAQFTPPQERLAFQIQFPEEMDSSNILPEPLKIVIEALQSHTRWDQMLRNLPDVSLEQARIIL
- a CDS encoding QcrA and Rieske domain-containing protein, translating into MPLPFATTRRRLLFLGASIASTFGTAIAAFGQQPTSAPKPPAPQSPKPRTDGFVPVVGPANILEKNGKVLTDKVLIIRNSADKKLVAVSPLCPHRNCVVDWKQDTQKFVCPCHASEFGFDGKVLKGPSEKGLIAFDVKIEENRFFVKPRAIDKSSKTISG
- a CDS encoding PadR family transcriptional regulator, with the translated sequence MNTKNNVYLTHKIRQVVCDRKMALKHTILAFLSRQSLSGYEVAKEFAEGFGSCFWKASQQQIYAELAKLEKQGSVTYEAIPQAGRLDKKIYSITDQGLKELTDWLVQPTEPTAMREDLGVMGLAAHLVPHQVTVREIERRRQLHANMALHVRKMDEHFAKNLESLELKDLYMHLIIRRAIRYQEDWVSWCDEVLEAIAQVIKKLE
- a CDS encoding SDR family NAD(P)-dependent oxidoreductase, whose translation is MLSINSRSRSRISNLSRRYGSWAIVTGASSGIGREMALRLAEAGLNLVLVARSQNVLLQMAIDLGDRYAIATKVLAVDLTLKTGTKIILEETQNLDIGLLVAAAGFGTSGAFLDCPIETEIEMLNVNCRSLLELTWHFGQRFAKRGNGGIVLMSSIVGFQGTPFAAHYAATKAYVQTLAEALYVELAPMGIDVIASAPGPTNSGFADRAGMKLGMALNPVDVAQATLDALGKKPTILPGFISKLLTYSLAFLPRWARVQIMGGVMRDMTRHQNG
- a CDS encoding ABC exporter membrane fusion protein is translated as MSIRFPIQYLPLTAIAIASLSIGGIAYINLSQKSIQPVISETTPKLETVSALGRLEPDGEVIKVFAPISGESARIERLNVQHGQQLRKGEIIAYLDNYAPRAAALREAQERVAVAEAQLRQVEAGAKSGQIVAQQRVVDRIQVELQTETAAQEAAIARLEAELRNAELEDRRYQYLQTEGAVSSSLRDSKQLTSDTVRQQLNEAKAQLSRIVRSRQSQIAESRATLDQIAEVRPVDVELARSQVAQAKAGVARAKADLDLAIVRSPQDGQVLKIHTRAGELVGNNGIISLGQTQRMVAVAEVYELDINRIKIGQSATVISKNNAFSETLRGKVKEVGLEISKKDVLNTDPAAQFDARVVEVKILLDEPSSRLVAGLTNLSIQAAIDVRD